One segment of Corynebacterium atrinae DNA contains the following:
- the rpsL gene encoding 30S ribosomal protein S12, producing MPTIQQLVRKGRHDKTSKVSTAALKGSPQRRGVCTRVYTTTPKKPNSALRKVARVRLTTGIEVSAYIPGEGHNLQEHSMVLVRGGRVKDLPGVRYKIVRGTLDTQGVKDRKQARSRYGAKKEK from the coding sequence ATGCCTACTATTCAGCAGCTGGTCCGCAAGGGCCGCCACGATAAGACGAGCAAGGTTTCGACCGCAGCTCTGAAGGGTTCCCCCCAGCGTCGTGGCGTGTGCACCCGTGTGTACACCACCACTCCTAAGAAGCCGAACTCCGCTCTGCGTAAGGTCGCCCGTGTGCGCCTGACCACCGGCATCGAGGTTTCCGCCTACATTCCGGGCGAGGGTCACAACCTGCAGGAGCACTCCATGGTGCTCGTTCGCGGCGGTCGTGTGAAGGACCTCCCGGGTGTGCGCTACAAGATCGTCCGCGGCACCCTCGACACCCAGGGTGTCAAGGATCGCAAGCAGGCCCGTTCCCGCTACGGCGCCAAGAAGGAGAAGTAA
- the rpsG gene encoding 30S ribosomal protein S7 has translation MRKNAAPKRPVVKDPVYKSEVVTQLVNKVLLDGKKSTAERIVYGALEACREKTGTDPVGTLEKALGNIRPDLEVRSRRVGGATYQVPVEVRPGRSNTLALRWLVTFTRQRRENTMVDRLANEILDASNGLGASVKRREDTHKMAEANRAFAHYRW, from the coding sequence ATGCGTAAGAATGCAGCTCCGAAGCGCCCCGTCGTCAAGGACCCGGTTTACAAGTCCGAGGTTGTCACCCAGCTCGTGAACAAGGTTCTGCTGGACGGCAAGAAGTCCACCGCAGAGCGCATCGTCTACGGTGCTCTCGAGGCTTGCCGTGAGAAGACCGGCACCGATCCGGTTGGCACCCTGGAGAAGGCCCTGGGCAACATCCGCCCGGACCTCGAGGTTCGCTCCCGCCGCGTCGGTGGCGCCACCTACCAGGTTCCCGTTGAGGTCCGTCCGGGCCGCTCCAACACCCTGGCACTGCGTTGGCTTGTCACCTTCACCCGCCAGCGCCGCGAGAACACCATGGTGGATCGTCTGGCCAACGAGATCCTGGATGCGTCCAACGGTCTCGGTGCTTCCGTGAAGCGTCGCGAGGACACCCACAAGATGGCCGAGGCCAACCGCGCCTTCGCCCACTACCGCTGGTAG
- the fusA gene encoding elongation factor G: MAQEVLKDLNKVRNIGIMAHIDAGKTTTTERILFYTGINRKVGETHDGASTTDWMEQEKERGITITSAAVTCFWKNNQINIIDTPGHVDFTVEVERSLRVLDGAVAVFDGKEGVEPQSEQVWRQAAKYDVPRICFVNKMDKLGADFYYTVDTIVDRLGAKPLVMQLPIGAEDDFDGVVDLIDMQALTWRGVTEIGTEATIEEIPADLQERAAEYREKLLETVAESDDALMDKYFGGEELTKEEIQGAIRKMVVNSEVYPVFCGTAYRNKGVQPLLDAVVAYLPNPLDVGEVEGHALGDDAEIITRKPSVDEPFSALAFKIAAHPFFGKLTFVRVYSGRVEPGNQVLNSTKDKKERIGKLFQMHANKENPVEEALAGNIYAFIGLKDTTTGDTLSAQDAPIILESMDFPDPVIKVSIEPKTKSDQEKLGVAIQKLSEEDPTFTVELDDESGQTVIGGMGELHLDVLVDRMKREYKVEANVGAPQVAYRETIRKPVEKLEYTHKKQTGGSGQFAKVIISLEPYAPAEDELAEGESALYKFENAVTGGRVPREYIPSVDAGIQDAMQYGYLAGFPLVNIKATLLDGQYHEVDSSEMAFKVAGSQALKEAVAKAKPVLLEPLMAVEVVTPEEYMGEVIGDINSRRGQVNSMDDRSGAKVVKAKVPLSEMFGYVGDLRSKTQGRANYTMVFDSYAEVPNSVSEAIISERTGN; encoded by the coding sequence GTGGCACAAGAAGTGCTTAAGGACCTAAACAAGGTCCGCAACATCGGCATCATGGCCCACATCGATGCTGGTAAGACCACCACCACCGAGCGCATCCTGTTCTACACGGGTATCAACCGCAAGGTTGGCGAGACCCACGACGGTGCCTCCACCACTGACTGGATGGAGCAGGAGAAGGAGCGTGGCATCACGATCACCTCCGCCGCCGTCACCTGTTTCTGGAAGAACAACCAGATCAACATCATTGACACCCCCGGCCACGTCGACTTCACCGTCGAGGTTGAGCGTTCCCTCCGTGTCCTCGACGGCGCAGTCGCTGTCTTCGACGGCAAGGAAGGCGTTGAGCCGCAGTCTGAGCAGGTCTGGCGTCAGGCTGCTAAGTACGATGTCCCGCGTATCTGCTTCGTCAACAAGATGGACAAGCTGGGCGCTGACTTCTACTACACCGTCGACACCATCGTCGATCGCCTCGGCGCTAAGCCGTTGGTCATGCAGCTGCCGATCGGCGCTGAGGATGACTTCGACGGCGTCGTCGACCTCATCGACATGCAGGCTTTGACCTGGCGTGGCGTTACCGAGATCGGAACCGAAGCCACCATCGAGGAGATCCCGGCCGACCTGCAGGAGCGCGCTGCAGAGTACCGCGAGAAGCTGCTCGAGACGGTTGCTGAGTCCGACGATGCCCTCATGGACAAGTACTTCGGCGGCGAAGAGCTGACCAAGGAAGAGATCCAGGGCGCCATCCGCAAGATGGTCGTCAACTCCGAGGTCTACCCGGTGTTCTGTGGCACCGCTTACCGCAACAAGGGTGTCCAGCCGCTGCTCGACGCCGTTGTTGCCTACCTGCCGAACCCGCTTGACGTGGGCGAGGTCGAAGGCCACGCACTAGGCGACGACGCTGAGATCATCACCCGTAAGCCTTCCGTCGACGAGCCCTTCTCGGCACTGGCCTTCAAGATCGCAGCTCACCCGTTCTTCGGCAAGCTGACCTTCGTCCGTGTCTACTCGGGTCGCGTTGAGCCGGGTAACCAGGTGCTCAACTCCACCAAGGACAAGAAGGAGCGCATCGGCAAGCTCTTCCAGATGCACGCCAACAAGGAGAACCCGGTCGAAGAGGCTCTCGCTGGCAACATCTACGCCTTCATTGGCCTGAAGGACACCACCACCGGTGACACCCTGTCCGCTCAGGATGCTCCGATCATCCTGGAGTCCATGGACTTCCCGGACCCCGTGATCAAGGTGTCCATCGAGCCGAAGACCAAGTCCGACCAGGAGAAGCTCGGCGTCGCTATTCAGAAGCTGTCTGAAGAAGACCCGACCTTCACCGTCGAACTGGACGATGAGTCCGGCCAGACCGTCATCGGCGGCATGGGCGAGCTCCACCTCGACGTCCTCGTTGATCGCATGAAGCGTGAGTACAAGGTTGAGGCTAACGTCGGTGCCCCGCAGGTTGCTTACCGCGAGACGATCCGCAAGCCCGTCGAGAAGCTCGAGTACACCCACAAGAAGCAGACGGGTGGCTCCGGCCAGTTCGCTAAGGTCATCATCTCCCTGGAGCCCTACGCTCCGGCCGAGGACGAGCTGGCAGAGGGCGAGTCCGCACTGTACAAGTTCGAGAATGCCGTCACCGGTGGTCGCGTTCCGCGCGAGTACATTCCTTCCGTTGACGCCGGCATCCAGGACGCCATGCAGTACGGCTACCTCGCAGGCTTCCCGCTGGTCAACATCAAGGCCACCCTGCTGGACGGCCAGTACCACGAAGTTGACTCTTCGGAAATGGCCTTCAAGGTCGCTGGCTCCCAGGCTCTCAAGGAGGCTGTTGCCAAGGCAAAGCCGGTCCTGCTCGAGCCGCTGATGGCCGTTGAGGTTGTCACGCCGGAGGAGTACATGGGCGAGGTCATCGGCGATATCAACTCTCGCCGTGGCCAGGTCAACTCCATGGACGATCGTTCCGGCGCCAAGGTCGTCAAGGCCAAGGTTCCGCTGTCCGAGATGTTCGGCTACGTCGGCGACCTGCGTTCCAAGACCCAGGGTCGTGCGAACTACACCATGGTCTTCGACTCCTACGCCGAGGTCCCCAACAGCGTCTCTGAGGCGATCATCTCTGAGCGCACCGGTAACTAA
- the tuf gene encoding elongation factor Tu produces the protein MAKAKFERTKPHVNIGTIGHVDHGKTTTTAAITKVLADAYPDLNEAFAFDAIDKAPEEKERGITINISHVEYQTEKRHYAHVDAPGHADYIKNMITGAAQMDGAILVVAATDGPMPQTREHVLLARQVGVPYILVALNKCDSPDVDEDMIELVEMEVRELLAEQDYDEDAPIIQISALKALEGDEKWTKQILELMQACDDSIPDPERETDKPFLMPIEDIFTITGRGTVVTGRVERGSLRVNEDVEIIGIKEKSTTTTVTGIEMFRKLLDYTEAGDNCGLLLRGIKREDVERGQVIIKPGAYTPHTEFEGSVYVLSKDEGGRHTPFFDNYRPQFYFRTTDVTGVVKLPEGTEMVMPGDNVDMSVTLIQPVAMDEGLRFAIREGSRTVGAGRVTKIIK, from the coding sequence GTGGCAAAGGCGAAATTCGAGCGTACGAAGCCCCACGTCAACATCGGCACCATCGGTCACGTTGACCACGGCAAGACCACCACCACCGCCGCCATCACCAAGGTTCTGGCCGACGCATACCCGGACCTCAACGAGGCCTTCGCCTTCGACGCCATTGATAAGGCACCGGAGGAGAAGGAGCGTGGTATCACGATTAACATCTCCCACGTTGAGTACCAGACCGAGAAGCGCCACTACGCGCACGTCGACGCTCCGGGCCACGCCGACTACATCAAGAACATGATCACCGGCGCTGCTCAGATGGACGGCGCTATCCTCGTCGTCGCCGCTACCGACGGCCCGATGCCGCAGACCCGCGAGCACGTGCTGCTGGCTCGCCAGGTTGGTGTTCCTTACATCCTCGTCGCCCTGAACAAGTGTGACTCTCCTGACGTCGACGAAGACATGATTGAGCTCGTCGAGATGGAGGTCCGCGAGCTTCTGGCTGAGCAGGACTACGATGAGGACGCCCCCATCATCCAGATCTCCGCTCTGAAGGCCCTGGAGGGCGACGAGAAGTGGACCAAGCAGATCCTCGAGCTCATGCAGGCCTGCGATGACTCCATCCCGGATCCGGAGCGCGAGACCGACAAGCCGTTCCTGATGCCGATCGAGGACATCTTCACCATCACCGGCCGCGGCACCGTCGTTACCGGTCGTGTTGAGCGCGGCTCCCTCCGCGTCAACGAGGATGTCGAGATCATCGGCATCAAGGAGAAGTCCACCACCACCACCGTCACCGGTATCGAGATGTTCCGTAAGCTGCTCGACTACACCGAGGCTGGCGACAACTGTGGTCTGCTGCTCCGCGGCATCAAGCGCGAGGACGTTGAGCGTGGCCAGGTCATCATCAAGCCGGGCGCTTACACCCCGCACACCGAGTTCGAGGGTTCCGTCTATGTTCTGTCCAAGGACGAGGGCGGCCGCCACACCCCGTTCTTCGATAACTACCGCCCGCAGTTCTACTTCCGCACCACCGACGTCACCGGCGTCGTGAAGCTGCCGGAGGGCACCGAGATGGTCATGCCCGGCGACAACGTCGACATGTCCGTCACCCTGATCCAGCCGGTCGCTATGGACGAGGGCCTGCGCTTCGCTATCCGCGAGGGCTCCCGCACCGTCGGCGCTGGCCGCGTCACCAAGATCATCAAGTAG
- the panD gene encoding aspartate 1-decarboxylase, which produces MLRTILGSKIHRATVTQADLNYVGSITVDADLLDAADLIEGEKVSVVDVTNGARLETYVITGPRGTGEICINGAAAHLVHPGDLVILISYLQATTEEARAYTPHIVHVDGNNRIVALGNDLAEPVPGSGTLSSRDALVH; this is translated from the coding sequence ATGCTGCGAACAATCCTTGGGTCGAAGATCCACCGCGCTACAGTCACGCAGGCTGACCTCAACTATGTCGGGTCCATCACCGTGGACGCCGACCTGCTCGACGCCGCCGATCTCATCGAGGGCGAGAAAGTCTCCGTCGTCGATGTCACCAACGGTGCCCGCCTGGAAACCTACGTCATCACCGGGCCGCGGGGGACCGGCGAGATCTGCATCAACGGCGCCGCGGCCCACCTCGTGCACCCCGGTGACCTTGTTATCCTCATTTCTTACCTGCAGGCCACCACGGAGGAGGCCCGCGCCTACACTCCGCACATCGTCCACGTCGACGGCAACAATCGGATCGTCGCCCTAGGCAATGACCTCGCGGAACCTGTGCCCGGCTCCGGCACGCTCAGCTCCCGCGACGCGCTCGTACACTAG
- a CDS encoding DUF6286 domain-containing protein yields MSADTPRATPLARYVAVVIGLLLIAVAVVCGRELYLRTADNAQGHSWVDPVVMTIGNATFQPWMLPVAIVALVVGVAMLWISIRPRTKTHLAIDEATGIWLRPVDVARYLSAAARSVPGVGSAHTRVDRSKVHVTYSAHPGSDPDVESAARSALNKLGLQLDLRVHQNSAQHEGGERR; encoded by the coding sequence GTGTCAGCTGATACTCCTCGTGCTACTCCCCTCGCCCGCTATGTCGCTGTTGTGATCGGCCTGCTCCTCATCGCGGTGGCCGTGGTGTGCGGCCGAGAGCTTTACTTGCGCACCGCCGACAATGCTCAAGGTCACAGCTGGGTTGACCCTGTCGTGATGACGATCGGCAATGCCACCTTCCAACCCTGGATGCTCCCGGTCGCCATCGTGGCGCTCGTGGTTGGCGTGGCGATGCTGTGGATTTCCATCCGCCCCCGCACGAAGACCCACCTGGCAATTGACGAAGCGACCGGAATCTGGTTGCGCCCCGTTGATGTGGCCCGCTACCTCAGCGCCGCGGCTCGTTCAGTTCCAGGAGTCGGCAGCGCTCACACGCGGGTTGATCGTTCCAAGGTCCACGTCACCTACAGCGCTCACCCGGGCTCAGACCCGGACGTGGAATCAGCCGCCCGCAGCGCCCTGAACAAGCTCGGCCTGCAACTGGATCTTCGAGTGCACCAGAACTCCGCCCAGCACGAGGGGGGCGAGCGACGATGA
- a CDS encoding Asp23/Gls24 family envelope stress response protein, translating to MTLTITDRAVARIVAMAAASVPGTTSLERGLDRLAGRTYPRYDVEVDEYSNSCSVEAFIAVTWPSPVTLVAEAVRTTITEWVQALTGLAVTRVNVVVGPVVPGARISPELIDAHPAHPTPRPVTVAPLRVASPSVPAPCPLRPITVTPLLEKRGPRVS from the coding sequence ATGACGCTGACCATCACCGATCGGGCTGTGGCCCGCATCGTCGCTATGGCGGCCGCTTCTGTGCCTGGTACCACCTCACTCGAGCGCGGCTTGGATCGGTTGGCTGGCCGCACGTACCCGCGCTATGACGTCGAAGTAGATGAGTATTCCAATTCCTGCAGTGTCGAGGCATTCATCGCCGTGACGTGGCCCTCGCCGGTCACGCTCGTCGCCGAAGCCGTCCGCACCACGATCACCGAATGGGTCCAGGCCCTCACCGGGCTGGCTGTCACGCGGGTCAATGTCGTCGTTGGTCCGGTCGTCCCGGGCGCGCGTATCTCACCAGAGCTTATCGACGCCCACCCTGCTCACCCCACGCCCCGCCCCGTCACCGTCGCCCCGCTTCGCGTGGCTTCCCCGTCGGTTCCTGCCCCGTGCCCCTTGCGTCCTATTACTGTGACCCCGTTGTTGGAGAAGAGGGGCCCTCGTGTCAGCTGA
- a CDS encoding Asp23/Gls24 family envelope stress response protein gives MSENNELDPFENAAESAGSVEGTSRGVTRIEDVVVGKIAGLAAREVSGVYALGGGAARMVGAIRESFAGSASNIQQGVSVEVGERQAAVDVAIVAEYGVAIHELADAIRRNIINSVERMTGLEVTEVNVTVHDVHLDLGEDEEPGSPAPSEIAPRVQ, from the coding sequence ATGTCAGAGAACAATGAGCTGGATCCATTCGAGAACGCCGCCGAGTCAGCTGGGTCAGTAGAAGGCACCAGCCGCGGCGTCACCCGCATCGAGGATGTTGTGGTTGGCAAGATCGCCGGACTGGCTGCCCGCGAGGTGTCCGGCGTGTACGCGCTCGGCGGCGGAGCGGCCCGCATGGTCGGCGCCATCCGCGAGTCTTTCGCCGGTTCCGCTTCGAACATCCAACAAGGCGTCTCGGTGGAGGTTGGAGAGCGCCAGGCGGCGGTCGACGTTGCCATCGTCGCCGAGTATGGCGTGGCAATTCATGAGCTCGCTGATGCCATTCGCCGCAACATCATCAACTCCGTGGAACGCATGACGGGCCTGGAAGTCACTGAAGTAAACGTAACGGTGCATGATGTCCACCTGGATCTGGGCGAAGACGAAGAACCCGGATCCCCTGCTCCGTCTGAGATTGCCCCGCGGGTCCAATAG